Below is a window of Culturomica massiliensis DNA.
CCCGACTCACCTTCTCTGCTATTTTATAAGCACCACCCCCCTCATCCCCTTCGGCTACAATCACAATCCCACTGGAGTGATTCGGATCGTACTCTTCATTCACATATTGCTGCAATTCCTCAATATCATTTTTCAATTCTGGAACCAATATCACCTCTGCTCCGCTCGCAATTCCCGAACGCAAAGCTATAAAACCGGCATCCCGCCCCATTACTTCCACAAAAAACAGACGATTATGGGCACTGGCCGTATCTCTGATTTTATCAATCGCACAAATCGCCGTATTTACAGCCGTATCATAACCTATGGTATAATCTGTTCCGAAAAGATCATTATCAATCGTACCCGGTATACCAACAACCGGAATATCATATTCCTGCACTAACAAACCGGCACCGGTAAACGATCCGTCCCCACCAATCACGACCAGGCCGTCGATTTCAAAGGCTGCCAATTGTCCTACAGCCTTCATCCGCCCCGCCGGAGTGCGAAATTCCGCACTTCGTGCCGTTTTTAAAATCGTTCCTCCACGCTGAATAATATTACTTACATCCGAAGATTTTAAACGACGGATTTGTCCGTCAATCAGTCCCTGATAACCGCCGGAAATACCAAATACCTGACATCCATTATAAATACCGGCACGGACGACAGCCCGGATGGCAGCATTCATTCCCGGAGCATCTCCCCCGGACGTCAACACGCCTATTTTTTTCATCCCATTCATAATCGGCCAATTTTAATCGCTTCCCTTCATAACGTAAATTTTCGGTTAAAAGTTATCCGTTCCTCAACACCCCTAAATTTTCCCCCAGACAACATGCAAATATACATATTTTTCAAAACAATATCACAAAAAAACAGGGGCAATCCGACAAAAACATACAATATTTCACACAACACCCCCATTTTCACCAATCTATTTATCGATTATATATAATAATATACAATTCACCCCCCATTTTTATCCCATCACAAACAGAAAAGTATAAATTTTCATTTAGTGGACAGGTCATATTAAATTTTTGTATCTTTGGACCAAAATGAACCATACTTGTTCCAAGTAAATCACAATGCTCAATTTGCATTGACTATCAATCATTCAGAGAGTATCTATAACAACAAATGGAAGTCATACAACACAACCATCCCTGGAACGGATATTACGATCCGGACATATTGAATGAAAAGCTACGCCAATATCGTCGCCTCGGCCACATCGTCCCTCCCCGGAAAATCATAAAAAATGCAGACCAGATAGAAGGAATCCGGCGCAGTTCAGTCATCAACACCGCAGTGCTCGATCATATTGCAACTCATATACACTGCGGAATGACGACCCAGGAAATAGATAAACTGGTCTACGACTTTACAATAGCCCACAATGCTGTCCCTGCTCCGTTAAACTACGAAGGTTTTCCCAAAAGCGTATGCACCTCCATCAACGACGAAGTATGCCACGGCATACCTTCAGACGACATCATCTTAAAAGACGGAGATATCATTAACGTAGACGTTTCTACCATATTGGACGGTTATTTTTCGGATGCTTCCCGCATGTTTATGATCGGTAATGTCACCGCTGAAAGAAAACACCTGGTGCAAGTCACAAAAGAATGCCTGGAGTTAGGCGTTAAAGCCGCACGTCCCTGGGGATTTCTGGGAGATATCGGACAAGCGATACAGGAACATGCCGAAGCCAACGGTTATTCTGTAGTCCGTGACTTCTGCGGACATGGAGTAGGTCTGGAATTTCACGAAAAACCCGAAGTTGAGCATGTCGGACGTAAAGGAACAGGCATGCTGCTTGTTCCCGGTATGATATTTACGATCGAGCCCATGATCAACATGGGGACATACGAAATATTTATCGATGCGGACAACGACTGGACTGTCCTTACGGAAGACGGACTACCTTCCGCTCAATGGGAAAATACGGTTTTAATTACGGACAACGGATGTGAAATACTGACACATTGAAATAATTCCGGAATCATTTTCTGAAAATCAGCAATTTCTTTTCCGGTCCCGAATTATTTTTTATGTTTGTATATGAATATCCAATCCTCGTACAAACCAACAATAGTAAAGATGAAAAATACAATACTCCCGGTTATCGTATTTCTGCTTATATGCAACTCATGCGTATCCAAGAAAAAATACCTGGTTGCTGAAAACGGCCGTTTGGCAGCCATCGAACGAAGCGAAAATTTCCGGCAGAAATTAACCGACTGTACGAATGAAAATACCCGCCAATCACACCGGATCGACAGCCTGCTTGACGATACGACAGAACTGGGAGGAACGGTCAGAGCTTACAAAAAGTTGTTATATTCCAACAAATCCGAACAAGCCAAATTAAACACCATGCTCCAGGAAAAAATAGAGGAATTGAATGCCCGCCAGGCTACAATTCAAGAGCTGGAAGCCATGATCGAAACACAAAACCAAAAAGTTCAGAATTTATTGAACAGCGTTCAGGATGCTTTGATGGGATTCGGCAATGAAGAACTCACCGTCAGACAGAAAGACGGGAAAGTATATGTTGCCATGTCGGACAAGCTTTTATTTGAATCCGGCAGTGCAAAGGTGGATAAACGCGGAAAAGAAGCTCTGGCAAAGCTTGCCGAGGTATTAAACAAGCAAACGGACATCGATGTATTTATCGAAGGACACACCGACACCAAACCCATCAACACCGTCCAGTTCAAGGACAACTGGGACCTTAGCGTGATCCGTGCCACCTCTGTCGTACGCATACTGACAAAAGACTACAAAGTGAATCCGTTACAAATCCAGCCGACCGGCCGCGGCCAGTATATGCCCGTAGCCGACAACGCCACAGCCGAAGGCCGCAGCCTCAACCGCCGCACAGAAATCATCATGGCTCCCAAACTGGACAAACTGATGCAACTGCTGCAAAAATAAAAGTTTCGAATTTATCATTCCCGGATATTATCCACCCAGGTATTATTCAGATCGCTTTCCTTTCTGAATATACCTTTTGTATACTATTCCTTTCCCCTTTACCGATAAGATTTTAAATAAAATGTGAAAACACGTGGGTTTTCACCGTGGGAATATATTAATGAATTTCAAGTAGTTCATTCAGTTTATTATGTAGTATTTTGACAGGTTATTGTTATTCCGAAGTTCAAAATATGTAGTTTGGACGATGATATTAAAAATATAAAAATTAAATTTAAGTAATTGATAATCATGCTTGCAATTAAATTCTAATTTTGCACTAATTATTTATTCGAATATGAAATTGAATTCTTCCCGCGGAATTTCCACCCTGCATCAGTGGAGTCTGCTTTTATTTACCGCCCTTGCATTCGTGCTGCCGGCACAAGGTCAGGGCAACAAGCCTCTCAATATAAAAAGCGACTATCTTCTGGTGATAAATGCCTACACCTCTGATGCACCGTGGAGCAACGCACTTATCGAACCGGTCCAGAAATGGGTTTCGGCCGAACAGGGTGTCGCCCTCTTTGTCGAACATCTCAATATGCTGATGATAAGCGATACCGTGCAATTCGACAAGGTAAAGCGGGCTATTCTGAACAAATATTCAGACAAAGCTCCGAAAGCCGTAATGCTGTTGGGCAACCCTTCCCTGCTGCTAAAAGACGACATCCGGGCACTTTGGGGCGACCCGCCTGTGATCCTATGTGCGGAAGAAGATTATTTCGGCCCGGACTCGGTCTATATCGAAAAACTTCCGATTCCGGAAGGGGAGCGCGTGCCGCTCTCGACGTTGGCGGATCGATACAATATGACGGTTTTGCAAACTAAAATGTTCCCGAAGGACGATATCGAATTGTTGAAACGGATGGTTCCAGGCGTGAAAAAGGTGCTGCTGATTGGCGACGGCCGCTATATCAACCAGCAACTCAATTACGATATGGAGCGCCTGATGGCTAAGGAGTATCCGGACCTCGAATATCGTTTCCTCTCGGCGGCAGATATGTCTTTGGAGGAATTGATCGCCTGCCTGGAAACAGTAGATATAGACTCTACCGGCGTGCTGTTCTCTTCCTGGTTCAGCAAGTCGGACATCGCCGGGAACACCGTTCTCAATGCGAATTCATACCGGGTGATCTCCAATCTTTCCGTCCCGGTCTTTGCCATGAAACGTGCTGTCTTGGAAAACAGCAGCATGGTCGGAGGCTGCTTCCTCGATAAAACGCCATTTTTCACCCATTTACAGCAGACTATCGAGTCGGTATTGGCAAACACTCCCGCGCGGGACATTCCATTTTATATTCCGCCCAAAGCGGTTCCTACTTTCAGCTATCCTTCGCTGCTGTTGAAAGGCTTTTCCATAGACCAATGCCCGCCGGCCAGCCAATTCATAGACCGGCCTACATTCTACCAACGGAACAAAGCCTTGATTATCTCCGGTGGAGTTTTAATGGCGGCTTTGCTGTTTTTTCTTTATATGCACCACCGCGTTCGCTCGTTGAAAAAACTGAACGAGGCGCAGCGGCAGCAGGTGGAAGCCAACCGGGAACTGGCTAACCTTTTCGATAATATGCCGATCGCTTATATGAAAGCGAAACTCCTGCACGACCCATCGGGAGAGATCGCCGATCTGGAGATATGCCGGACGAACGGACGTTTTATTACTAATTTCGCCCGGAGCATCGAATCGGACCGCTACCTGGGAAGCGAACTTTTCGACGGGGATTTAAGTGTCACCTTACAACTTGCAAAATTGGCGGATGCTGAGAAGAGAGCAATTACCTACACGCAATACTTTTCCGAGTCGGATTCCTACCAGAACATCGTGGTAACGCCGGCCACAAAGGACGGTTATGTGGATGCCTATTACGTCAACGCGACAGAGCTGCACAAAGCCCAGCAAAAGCTCAACGATACGAACCATAAACTGGCCATGGCACTTGATGTCGCTAACATTGTGCCGTGGAACTGGAACCTGCGCGAGCACAAGATCCTCTGCGACGTAAACCGGCCCGTAGAGCTGAGCGACATGGTAAATCAAGTCGACGAGGAAAAATTGTCGGTACCGGACACGCAGTATTTCTCCAAGATACATAAGAAAGATCAACAGCGGGTGATGCAGGCTTACAGCGACCTGATTGAGGGGCGTTCGGAGAAAGTGAGCGAAGAGTACCGGGTCATATCGCGCGATAAGACCGGATATAAGATAGATTGGGTGGAAGCAAAGGCCACCGTGGAAGAACGCGACGCAGACGGCAAACCGCTTACCCTGGTCGGTTCATCGCTGGTCATTACACAGCGCAAGAAGATAGAGCAGGACCTGATCGATGCACGTGACAAAGCCGAAGAGTCAAACCGGCTCAAATCGGCTTTTCTGGCCAATATGAGCCATGAGATCCGCACACCGCTGAACGCTATCGTCGGTTTCTCCCACCTGCTCAATTCGACCGATGAGCCCGAAGACCGGGACGAGTTCGTCCGGATCATCGAAAATAATAACGAATTGCTGCTTCAACTGATCGGCGATATACTCGACCTGTCGAAGATCGAAGCCGGCACGCTGGAATTCGTCGAAGCCCCCGTAGACATAAACGCACTCATCGAAGAGACAGTCCGATCGCTGCAATTACGGGCAGAGGCGAAGGGTATTACGCTCCGGTTCGAAGAGAGACTGCCCGAATGCAATATCCTGACGGACCATAACAGACTGAGCCAACTGCTGACTAACCTGATCACCAATTCCATCAAGTTTACCAAAACGGGAGGTATCGCGGTCGGCTATGCGCTGCAAAAGGACGGAATGCTTCGTTTCCACGTTACCGATACCGGGTGCGGCATCGCCCCGGATAAACAGTCCGAAATTTTCATGCGGTTCGTCAAGCTGGACAGTTTCGCGCAAGGAACGGGGCTGGGTCTGCCCATTTGTAAGACCATCGTGACCCGGATGGGCGGCGAGATCGGAGTAGAATCCGAACCGGGCAAAGGTTCTACTTTCTGGTTTACCGTCCGCAATGTCCCGGCCGAACTGAATAAGAAAAACGTTCAGGAATACACACTTCAGGCCGTGACGAAAGATCAGGTCACAATCCTGATCGCCGAAGACAATATGAGTAATTTTAAATTATTCGAGACGATTCTCAAAAAGGATTACCGTATCCTCCATGCTTGGAACGGGCAGGAAGCGGTTGAATTATTCAAGGCCCACAATCCGCACATCCTATTGATGGATGTGAATATGCCCGTCATGGACGGATACGAAGCTACGGCCGAGATCCGTAAGATTTCGGCCGATGTGCCCATTCTGGCCATTACAGCTTATGCCTATGCTTCAGATGAACAGCGTATCCTCAGCCACGGGTTCGACGGATATGCCGCAAAACCGATCAACCCCAATGTGTTACGATCGAAAATCATCGACCTGCTCAGTGCGAGGGTAATGTTGTTATAAATACAAATAAATATTTATACCTAAGCAAAATTGACATACTCCCATGGTTATTTGTAACCGTGAATTTCAGCGTTTTGCTTTCCGTCATCCCGAATTCGTCCGTTATGGTGAAAGTAAGGCTGCATTTCCCTTCACGCTTATCACGAGTTGTGATAAGTGTGAAGGGAAATCAGGTTCTAAATATTGCAACTATTTGAATCTCAACAAAAAGTATCATCCATAATACCTTGTAAATAACACTTTTATTATATTTGCAAATGGAGCAATGAACATAGTGTCGCTCACACGTTCAAATATATCACCTGCGCACTTTGTCAATGATATTTTAAAAGATGATAATGAGACAGTTAAATAAAAAAAATAACAGTCGATTTCGCTGATATATTACGTTATCCAACAAATAAAATAATGAAAAATATGGAACTAACACTGAATTTAAATTCACGTTTGCAACCTATGCACAGACATGATTTGGAAGATGCACTTCAAGGAATTTTTGAAAAGGAGAAACTGGGAGAAGTGACGGGTGGAGGAACCCTCCAAAATCCCAAAGATGGAGAAATTGTGTCCTGTGACATAGAGATTCACCTAAATGATGATAACCAAAACAACATAAACCGTTTGGTGGAGCTCGTTAATAGAATAGGTATCCCTAAAGGATCGGCATTATTATGTATGGAGCCAGAAATTAAGATAGAAGTCGGAACTTTGGAAGGATTGGCTTATTACTCCAATGGAACGGAGTTGCCTAATGAGGTTTATGAGAATTGTAATATCAACTACGTCATTGAACAGATGGAAGCAGCAATGGAAGACATAGGTTGTTTATATAGTTATTGGGAAAGTAATGAATGGACAGCCTTGTATTTTTACGGGACTTCATTTGTTGAAATGAAACAAAAAATAGA
It encodes the following:
- the pfkA gene encoding 6-phosphofructokinase — encoded protein: MNGMKKIGVLTSGGDAPGMNAAIRAVVRAGIYNGCQVFGISGGYQGLIDGQIRRLKSSDVSNIIQRGGTILKTARSAEFRTPAGRMKAVGQLAAFEIDGLVVIGGDGSFTGAGLLVQEYDIPVVGIPGTIDNDLFGTDYTIGYDTAVNTAICAIDKIRDTASAHNRLFFVEVMGRDAGFIALRSGIASGAEVILVPELKNDIEELQQYVNEEYDPNHSSGIVIVAEGDEGGGAYKIAEKVSREHPEFDVRVSVLGHIQRGGSPTAYDREAACRLGVAAVDALLDDQKSIMIGITNGKIVHVPFNKAIKNSKGLNPRLLELLTLLSAR
- the map gene encoding type I methionyl aminopeptidase produces the protein MEVIQHNHPWNGYYDPDILNEKLRQYRRLGHIVPPRKIIKNADQIEGIRRSSVINTAVLDHIATHIHCGMTTQEIDKLVYDFTIAHNAVPAPLNYEGFPKSVCTSINDEVCHGIPSDDIILKDGDIINVDVSTILDGYFSDASRMFMIGNVTAERKHLVQVTKECLELGVKAARPWGFLGDIGQAIQEHAEANGYSVVRDFCGHGVGLEFHEKPEVEHVGRKGTGMLLVPGMIFTIEPMINMGTYEIFIDADNDWTVLTEDGLPSAQWENTVLITDNGCEILTH
- a CDS encoding OmpA family protein; the encoded protein is MKNTILPVIVFLLICNSCVSKKKYLVAENGRLAAIERSENFRQKLTDCTNENTRQSHRIDSLLDDTTELGGTVRAYKKLLYSNKSEQAKLNTMLQEKIEELNARQATIQELEAMIETQNQKVQNLLNSVQDALMGFGNEELTVRQKDGKVYVAMSDKLLFESGSAKVDKRGKEALAKLAEVLNKQTDIDVFIEGHTDTKPINTVQFKDNWDLSVIRATSVVRILTKDYKVNPLQIQPTGRGQYMPVADNATAEGRSLNRRTEIIMAPKLDKLMQLLQK
- a CDS encoding ATP-binding protein, whose protein sequence is MERLMAKEYPDLEYRFLSAADMSLEELIACLETVDIDSTGVLFSSWFSKSDIAGNTVLNANSYRVISNLSVPVFAMKRAVLENSSMVGGCFLDKTPFFTHLQQTIESVLANTPARDIPFYIPPKAVPTFSYPSLLLKGFSIDQCPPASQFIDRPTFYQRNKALIISGGVLMAALLFFLYMHHRVRSLKKLNEAQRQQVEANRELANLFDNMPIAYMKAKLLHDPSGEIADLEICRTNGRFITNFARSIESDRYLGSELFDGDLSVTLQLAKLADAEKRAITYTQYFSESDSYQNIVVTPATKDGYVDAYYVNATELHKAQQKLNDTNHKLAMALDVANIVPWNWNLREHKILCDVNRPVELSDMVNQVDEEKLSVPDTQYFSKIHKKDQQRVMQAYSDLIEGRSEKVSEEYRVISRDKTGYKIDWVEAKATVEERDADGKPLTLVGSSLVITQRKKIEQDLIDARDKAEESNRLKSAFLANMSHEIRTPLNAIVGFSHLLNSTDEPEDRDEFVRIIENNNELLLQLIGDILDLSKIEAGTLEFVEAPVDINALIEETVRSLQLRAEAKGITLRFEERLPECNILTDHNRLSQLLTNLITNSIKFTKTGGIAVGYALQKDGMLRFHVTDTGCGIAPDKQSEIFMRFVKLDSFAQGTGLGLPICKTIVTRMGGEIGVESEPGKGSTFWFTVRNVPAELNKKNVQEYTLQAVTKDQVTILIAEDNMSNFKLFETILKKDYRILHAWNGQEAVELFKAHNPHILLMDVNMPVMDGYEATAEIRKISADVPILAITAYAYASDEQRILSHGFDGYAAKPINPNVLRSKIIDLLSARVMLL